From a region of the Fusobacterium sp. IOR10 genome:
- a CDS encoding ABC transporter substrate-binding protein has translation MKKISMLIIASLFIFGCGKKEAANKKKINIGITQIIEHPALDAAVVGFREALEDGGYTEDKVNIEIQNAQGDFGVAQTIASNFVQSKKDLILAVSTPSAQSVFNATKDIPILITAVTDPVAVGLVGDNITGTSDMPPMEKQVALMKTLLPKAKKIGFLYNTSEENSRVLLKKMKSIAEPLGYEIVEKGVTNINEVGQAVDVLLGEIDVLYTPSDNVITASMSLISNRAEERNIPIITSDAAQFKAGALATEALSFRNLGYQTGEMAVKVLNGEKISDMPIETLEDTQLMINKEMAKKFNVIIPKELMDELN, from the coding sequence ATGAAAAAAATATCAATGTTAATAATAGCAAGTTTGTTTATTTTTGGATGTGGAAAAAAAGAAGCTGCAAATAAGAAAAAAATAAATATAGGAATAACACAAATAATCGAACATCCAGCTTTAGATGCTGCAGTTGTAGGATTTAGAGAAGCTCTAGAAGATGGGGGCTATACAGAAGACAAAGTAAACATAGAAATTCAAAATGCCCAAGGGGACTTTGGAGTGGCTCAAACTATAGCTTCAAACTTTGTTCAAAGTAAAAAGGATTTGATCTTAGCTGTATCAACTCCATCAGCTCAATCAGTATTTAATGCAACAAAGGATATTCCAATATTAATAACTGCAGTAACAGATCCAGTTGCAGTTGGTTTAGTTGGGGATAACATAACAGGAACTAGTGATATGCCACCAATGGAAAAACAAGTTGCTCTAATGAAGACTTTACTTCCTAAAGCTAAGAAAATAGGTTTCTTATATAATACAAGTGAAGAAAATTCAAGAGTACTTTTAAAGAAAATGAAAAGTATAGCAGAACCTTTAGGTTATGAAATTGTTGAAAAGGGTGTAACAAATATAAATGAAGTAGGACAAGCAGTTGATGTTTTATTAGGTGAAATAGATGTACTATACACACCAAGTGATAATGTTATAACTGCATCTATGAGTTTAATTTCAAATAGAGCTGAAGAAAGAAATATTCCTATAATTACATCAGACGCAGCACAATTTAAAGCTGGAGCCTTGGCAACAGAAGCTCTTAGTTTTAGAAATTTAGGATACCAAACAGGGGAAATGGCAGTTAAAGTTTTAAATGGGGAAAAAATAAGTGATATGCCAATTGAAACTTTAGAAGATACACAGCTAATGATAAACAAAGAAATGGCTAAGAAATTTAACGTAATTATTCCAAAAGAACTAATGGATGAATTAAATTAA
- a CDS encoding MATE family efflux transporter, translating into MTKKIDLERDSIFSLFVKFAIPSIISMLVISLYTIIDGIFIARGVGSAAMAAVNIGYPILTLGTSVSFMLGIGGATLISFKKDDVEYQNKCFTHIIFLNLVIYFFIALLVFKFTNPLIYFLGGNDEILPLIKGYLYPCTGAALFLMLSLSLNAIVRNDGNPKKAMLSTVIGACINIVLDYIFIFKFNMGIEGGATATAISQIVSALYLFTHFIGSTFKIEFNKKIDFHLTNSIILIGFPSFMLEFSAGVIAILLNIEFMKIGGVFAAASYSIVAYAFMFYRMLFLGLAQAGQPIISYNYGKQHLEKIKEAFKIAHKLTFIISIVSLISVFTLSDNIIGIFTKDPTMLAACTRGFILYSISISCLGFNCINIAYLQAINEPLISVILSISRSFGFGAVAFIVFPDILSIDGVWLNLPFADFATSIASVPFLKKFLSIKKYKLS; encoded by the coding sequence ATGACTAAAAAAATTGATTTAGAAAGGGACTCTATTTTTTCTCTTTTTGTGAAATTTGCCATACCTTCTATCATAAGTATGCTTGTAATTTCTTTGTATACTATTATAGATGGTATTTTTATTGCTAGAGGTGTGGGAAGTGCTGCTATGGCTGCTGTTAACATAGGATACCCTATTTTAACCCTAGGTACTTCTGTTAGTTTTATGCTTGGAATAGGTGGGGCAACTTTAATTTCTTTTAAGAAGGATGATGTGGAATATCAAAACAAATGTTTTACCCACATTATATTCTTAAATTTAGTTATATATTTTTTCATTGCTCTTTTAGTCTTTAAATTTACAAATCCATTAATATATTTTCTTGGAGGTAACGATGAAATTTTACCTTTAATTAAAGGATATTTATATCCATGTACAGGGGCTGCACTTTTTCTTATGTTATCCTTGTCATTAAATGCCATTGTTAGAAATGATGGTAACCCTAAAAAAGCAATGCTTTCAACTGTTATTGGGGCGTGTATAAACATAGTTTTAGACTATATTTTTATTTTTAAATTTAATATGGGAATAGAAGGGGGAGCCACTGCCACTGCAATAAGTCAAATTGTGTCAGCTCTTTATCTTTTCACACATTTTATAGGTTCTACTTTTAAAATTGAGTTTAATAAAAAAATAGATTTTCATTTAACTAATTCTATAATTTTAATTGGATTTCCATCTTTTATGTTGGAATTTTCAGCTGGGGTTATTGCTATATTATTAAATATTGAATTTATGAAAATAGGAGGAGTTTTTGCTGCAGCATCATACAGCATTGTAGCTTATGCCTTTATGTTTTATAGAATGTTATTTTTAGGTCTTGCCCAAGCAGGACAACCAATTATAAGCTACAACTACGGGAAACAACATTTGGAAAAAATAAAGGAAGCCTTTAAAATAGCACATAAATTAACTTTTATTATTTCAATTGTTTCTCTAATAAGTGTATTTACTTTATCTGATAATATCATTGGTATATTTACAAAGGATCCAACTATGTTAGCTGCTTGCACTAGAGGTTTCATCCTTTATTCAATATCAATATCTTGTCTTGGATTTAATTGTATAAATATAGCTTACCTTCAAGCTATTAATGAGCCCCTTATATCAGTTATCCTTTCAATATCTAGAAGTTTTGGATTTGGTGCTGTGGCTTTCATTGTTTTCCCTGATATTTTAAGCATTGATGGAGTATGGTTGAACTTGCCCTTTGCAGATTTTGCAACAAGTATAGCTAGTGTCCCTTTTCTTAAAAAATTTCTATCTATAAAAAAATATAAATTGAGCTAA
- a CDS encoding family 1 encapsulin nanocompartment shell protein yields MNNLNKNMAPISDKAWEVLNERTKEILLKVISARKFMSIKNVGDSKGIFTGKINIKKANDTEYGVYHVLPLIETRFNFTLNRWELDNLNRGDTNIDLDNLDKAVFESGKFEEELIYKGLDNIKGLLDSCNNPPMKIGDTPKEILTNISKAIIVLKDKYSSDTLDLVVNYDTWVKLNSIESHIPLVKRIKELIQGDIIISKFIPKTILIPHKNENFEISVGNDFSIGYQNHTSREVTLFITESLVFRILDKDLFIILE; encoded by the coding sequence ATGAATAATCTAAATAAAAATATGGCCCCAATATCTGATAAAGCTTGGGAAGTTTTAAATGAAAGAACAAAGGAAATTTTATTAAAAGTTATCTCTGCTAGAAAATTTATGAGTATTAAAAATGTAGGTGATTCAAAGGGAATATTTACAGGAAAAATAAATATAAAAAAAGCAAATGATACAGAATATGGAGTTTACCATGTGTTGCCATTAATTGAAACTAGATTTAACTTTACTTTAAACAGATGGGAACTTGATAATCTAAATAGAGGAGATACTAATATAGATTTAGATAATCTTGATAAGGCAGTATTTGAATCTGGTAAATTTGAAGAAGAATTAATATACAAGGGACTAGATAATATTAAAGGATTGCTTGATTCTTGTAATAATCCTCCAATGAAAATAGGAGACACTCCAAAGGAAATTTTAACAAATATATCCAAAGCTATTATAGTACTTAAGGATAAATACAGTTCTGACACTTTGGACTTAGTAGTTAACTATGATACTTGGGTTAAATTAAATTCCATAGAAAGTCATATTCCCCTTGTAAAAAGAATAAAAGAACTTATACAAGGAGATATTATAATAAGTAAGTTTATTCCAAAAACAATTTTAATTCCACATAAAAATGAGAATTTTGAAATTTCTGTGGGAAATGATTTTTCAATAGGTTACCAAAATCACACAAGTAGAGAAGTTACTTTATTTATAACTGAAAGTCTTGTGTTTAGAATCTTAGATAAGGATTTGTTCATTATCTTAGAATAA
- a CDS encoding PhoU domain-containing protein, translating into MKNLQENLKNLNEHYLEMLKNLNRMLDINIEMVQGGKNISSLYGECLVVEDIINAFEVSLKENSIIAIARFQPAAKNLRELVMLIDGGRLIERMGDILKKNIKILKEINEESPQLAEDVNRVLCPYIKEIKNVYEVYISSFINGNETLLYELIVADEKINREANRIMSEMGNCMRENNDNIDSLIKGVILTKKYERFADHIIHLVIDLVYILKGENLRKKELLEKEN; encoded by the coding sequence ATGAAGAATCTGCAAGAAAATTTAAAAAATTTAAATGAGCATTATTTGGAAATGTTAAAAAATTTAAATAGGATGTTAGATATAAACATAGAGATGGTTCAAGGGGGAAAAAATATATCTAGTTTATATGGAGAGTGTTTAGTTGTGGAAGATATTATAAATGCCTTTGAAGTTAGTTTAAAGGAAAATTCAATAATAGCCATAGCTAGATTTCAACCAGCTGCAAAAAATTTAAGGGAATTAGTTATGTTAATTGACGGGGGAAGGTTAATTGAAAGAATGGGAGATATTTTAAAAAAGAATATTAAAATATTAAAGGAAATAAATGAGGAATCTCCCCAGTTAGCAGAGGATGTTAATAGGGTACTGTGTCCATATATTAAGGAAATAAAAAATGTTTACGAGGTTTATATTTCTTCTTTTATAAATGGAAATGAAACTTTACTCTATGAACTAATAGTTGCTGATGAAAAAATTAATAGGGAAGCTAATAGGATAATGAGTGAAATGGGTAATTGTATGAGGGAAAATAATGATAATATAGATAGCCTTATAAAGGGTGTTATACTTACAAAAAAATATGAAAGATTTGCAGATCATATTATTCATTTGGTTATAGATTTAGTATATATTTTAAAGGGTGAAAATTTAAGGAAAAAGGAATTATTAGAAAAGGAAAATTAA
- the pstB gene encoding phosphate ABC transporter ATP-binding protein PstB, translating to MDRITIENFNFYYGKFQAIKDISMKIQEKKVTALIGPSGCGKSTFLRSINRMNDLILDIKYEGKIFLDRENILDRDFNVTELRKKVGMVFQKPNPFPKSIYENITYAPILHGEKNKKVLDEIVENSLKEVALWDEVKDKLHESALKLSGGQQQRLCIARAISIKPEILLMDEPTSALDPISTTKIEELIRKLSKDYTIVIVTHNMQQASRISEYTGFFYQGNLEEFDKTEIIFTAPNNKKTEDYITGKF from the coding sequence ATGGATAGAATAACAATAGAAAACTTTAATTTTTATTATGGAAAGTTTCAAGCAATAAAGGATATAAGTATGAAGATACAAGAAAAAAAAGTTACAGCTTTAATTGGTCCTTCAGGTTGTGGGAAATCAACATTTTTAAGGTCTATTAATAGAATGAATGACCTTATTTTAGATATTAAATATGAGGGAAAAATATTTTTAGACAGGGAAAACATTTTAGACAGGGATTTTAATGTAACAGAACTTAGGAAAAAAGTTGGAATGGTATTTCAAAAACCAAATCCATTTCCAAAGAGTATATATGAAAATATAACTTACGCACCTATTCTTCATGGGGAAAAAAATAAGAAGGTTTTAGATGAAATTGTGGAAAATTCCCTTAAAGAGGTTGCCCTGTGGGATGAGGTTAAGGATAAGCTACATGAATCTGCATTGAAATTATCAGGGGGTCAACAACAAAGACTTTGTATAGCAAGGGCAATATCAATTAAACCAGAGATTTTATTAATGGATGAGCCAACTTCAGCCTTAGATCCAATATCCACAACAAAAATAGAGGAGTTAATTAGAAAGTTATCTAAGGATTATACAATAGTTATTGTAACTCACAATATGCAACAAGCTTCAAGAATATCAGAATATACAGGATTTTTCTATCAAGGGAATTTAGAGGAGTTTGATAAAACAGAAATAATATTCACAGCACCAAATAACAAAAAAACAGAGGACTATATTACAGGAAAATTTTGA
- the pstA gene encoding phosphate ABC transporter permease PstA: protein MIIIKDTGEKVFKVFINAIGLLSIVPVILILFFITVKGVSAINFDFIFSMPTNGMREGGIFPAIVGTIYLTLGTIIFAVPFGIFTGIYLVEYARESLLKRFINLTIINLAGIPSIIYGLFGMALFVIFLNFGSSILSGSLTLGIMCLPVIITAVREALLNVPNSLREASLALGATKWETTMKVVLPAASPGILTGIILSISRAAGETAPIMFTAVAFYFPFLPTGVLDKVMALPYHLFVISTQVPNMPLSNMYGTLFVLVFITVGFNLLGAFIRNIYKNKGE, encoded by the coding sequence ATGATAATTATAAAGGATACAGGGGAAAAAGTTTTTAAAGTGTTTATAAATGCTATTGGGTTACTTTCAATAGTTCCAGTAATATTAATTCTTTTCTTTATTACTGTAAAGGGTGTGTCAGCTATTAACTTTGATTTTATATTTAGTATGCCAACAAATGGAATGAGGGAAGGGGGAATATTTCCTGCAATAGTTGGAACTATATATTTAACCCTTGGAACAATTATATTTGCTGTTCCCTTTGGGATATTTACAGGTATATATTTAGTTGAATATGCTAGGGAAAGTTTACTTAAAAGATTTATAAATTTAACAATTATTAATTTAGCTGGAATTCCAAGTATAATATATGGTCTTTTTGGAATGGCCCTATTTGTAATCTTTTTAAACTTTGGATCATCTATTTTATCAGGATCTTTAACTCTTGGAATAATGTGCTTGCCAGTTATTATAACTGCAGTGAGAGAGGCTCTATTAAATGTTCCAAATAGTTTAAGGGAAGCATCCCTAGCACTAGGTGCAACTAAATGGGAAACAACAATGAAAGTTGTTTTACCAGCAGCAAGTCCTGGAATTTTAACAGGGATAATACTTAGTATTTCAAGGGCAGCAGGGGAAACTGCTCCAATAATGTTTACAGCAGTTGCCTTTTATTTTCCTTTCCTACCAACTGGAGTGCTAGATAAGGTAATGGCTCTACCATATCATTTATTTGTAATTTCAACTCAAGTACCAAACATGCCCCTTTCAAATATGTATGGAACCTTGTTTGTACTTGTGTTTATAACAGTTGGATTTAATTTGTTAGGGGCATTTATTAGAAATATTTATAAAAATAAAGGAGAATAA
- the pstC gene encoding phosphate ABC transporter permease subunit PstC: MNEIRRLKDKIMKKFLLGMGILNIVIIFAMFLFIFINGSKFFTGYSVSDFLFGRSWISLSGKFGFIPLLVGTFWVTIIAVIISVPLGILIAIYIAEYAPKRIKSMMKIIIEVMSAIPSVVLGFIGLYILSGPIKRMFSLNSGLTALTGGIMLAFMAFPTIVSMTEDSLNANDISYKEASLALGASKTETIFNVLVPAAFPGILAGIMLGFGRIVGETLTVLMITGNAPIIAKSPLSSVRTLTATIAAEMGEVVKDSSHYYALFAIGIVLFIISFITNTLAEHYVTKSRKLRN, encoded by the coding sequence ATGAATGAAATAAGAAGGTTAAAGGATAAGATCATGAAAAAATTCCTTTTGGGAATGGGAATATTAAATATTGTAATAATATTTGCAATGTTTTTATTTATATTTATTAATGGATCAAAATTTTTTACAGGTTATAGTGTATCTGATTTTTTATTTGGAAGAAGCTGGATATCCCTTTCAGGTAAGTTTGGTTTTATTCCATTATTAGTAGGAACTTTTTGGGTAACTATTATTGCAGTTATAATTTCAGTGCCCCTTGGAATACTAATAGCTATATATATTGCAGAGTATGCTCCCAAAAGGATTAAATCAATGATGAAAATAATAATAGAAGTTATGTCAGCTATACCATCTGTTGTACTAGGTTTCATAGGACTGTATATTTTATCTGGTCCTATAAAGAGAATGTTTTCCCTAAACAGTGGTTTAACTGCTTTAACAGGGGGGATAATGCTTGCTTTCATGGCCTTTCCCACAATAGTTTCAATGACTGAAGATTCTTTAAATGCCAATGATATTTCCTATAAAGAGGCATCTCTTGCCCTTGGAGCAAGTAAAACAGAAACTATATTTAATGTTTTAGTTCCAGCTGCCTTTCCAGGAATACTTGCAGGTATAATGCTTGGCTTTGGTAGGATAGTTGGAGAAACACTAACTGTTTTAATGATTACAGGAAACGCTCCAATAATAGCAAAAAGTCCCCTGTCATCTGTTAGAACTTTAACAGCGACAATTGCAGCAGAAATGGGAGAAGTAGTTAAAGATAGTTCCCACTACTATGCTTTATTTGCAATTGGAATTGTGCTATTTATAATAAGTTTTATTACAAATACTTTAGCAGAACATTATGTTACAAAATCTAGAAAATTAAGAAATTAG
- a CDS encoding phosphate ABC transporter substrate-binding protein, which translates to MKIKKRNLLGVCLVMGALVTGCGGKKSTIIELKGSDTILNVSQGIAEKYMKTHPNTKIAVTGGGSGVGISALLNKTTDIAMASRSMKGKEYDQAKKENLNIKEIVLAYDGITVIVNNDNPIKEIDSKELGEIFRGEITNWKDVGGNDSPIVVLSRDSSSGTHEFFKEHIIREGKKNSMEYGPKTLYAPSNQAIKQEVKSNGNAIGYIGMGYMDTTVHSLAVDGITPSVKNVSNKSYPIARAVYWYVPTASDKETEINELVDFATSKDGQEIVKKEGFIPKGL; encoded by the coding sequence ATGAAAATTAAAAAAAGAAATTTATTAGGTGTTTGCTTAGTTATGGGAGCATTAGTTACAGGGTGTGGAGGAAAAAAATCAACAATTATAGAATTAAAGGGATCTGATACAATACTTAATGTATCACAAGGAATAGCTGAAAAATATATGAAAACTCATCCTAATACTAAGATAGCAGTTACTGGTGGAGGATCTGGAGTTGGAATATCAGCATTACTTAATAAAACAACTGATATAGCAATGGCATCTAGAAGTATGAAAGGTAAAGAGTATGACCAAGCAAAGAAGGAAAATTTAAACATTAAAGAAATTGTTCTTGCATATGATGGAATAACAGTAATAGTAAATAATGATAATCCTATTAAAGAAATTGATTCAAAGGAACTTGGGGAAATATTTAGAGGAGAAATTACAAACTGGAAGGATGTTGGAGGAAATGACAGTCCAATAGTAGTTTTATCTAGAGACTCTTCATCTGGAACTCATGAATTCTTTAAGGAACATATTATAAGAGAAGGTAAGAAAAACAGTATGGAATATGGGCCTAAAACTTTATATGCACCTTCTAACCAAGCTATTAAACAAGAAGTAAAAAGTAATGGAAATGCAATTGGTTACATAGGTATGGGTTACATGGATACTACAGTTCACTCTTTAGCAGTTGATGGAATAACTCCATCTGTTAAAAATGTTTCTAATAAATCATATCCAATAGCTAGAGCAGTATACTGGTATGTACCTACAGCTTCAGATAAAGAAACTGAAATTAATGAACTTGTTGATTTTGCAACTTCTAAGGATGGACAAGAAATTGTGAAAAAAGAAGGATTTATACCTAAGGGATTATAA
- a CDS encoding response regulator transcription factor: MKILIIEDDLEIQNLIYYFLKKENFQVDKTSNGLEGLKLLKDNHYDAIILDLMIPGIDGTNFTKIIKTLPEDYGHPKIIMVTAKTDIDDVLTGLEIGADDYLKKPFDPRELVLRTKKLLKSADDHLNDNIIFKDIVIKSKEHIVISEEHEIELSKKEYDLLSFLIQNKNLVITREKILDNIWKSNYYPGDRTVDVYISKLRDKLPTFSKYIKTVKGVGYKLEEKK; this comes from the coding sequence ATGAAAATACTAATTATTGAGGATGACTTGGAAATACAAAATTTAATATATTACTTTTTAAAAAAGGAAAACTTCCAAGTTGATAAAACATCAAATGGACTAGAAGGATTGAAATTATTAAAGGACAATCATTATGATGCTATAATTTTGGATTTAATGATCCCTGGAATAGATGGAACTAATTTTACTAAAATAATAAAAACACTTCCAGAGGATTATGGTCATCCTAAAATAATTATGGTAACTGCTAAAACTGACATTGATGATGTTTTAACAGGTCTTGAAATAGGAGCTGATGATTACCTAAAAAAACCATTTGACCCTAGAGAGCTAGTACTTAGAACAAAGAAACTCCTTAAATCAGCTGATGATCATTTAAATGACAATATTATATTTAAGGATATTGTTATTAAATCAAAGGAACATATTGTTATTTCTGAGGAACATGAAATAGAGCTTTCTAAAAAAGAATATGATTTACTTAGTTTTCTTATACAAAATAAAAATTTAGTTATAACAAGGGAAAAAATATTAGATAATATTTGGAAAAGTAATTATTACCCTGGGGATAGAACTGTTGATGTTTACATTTCTAAACTCAGGGATAAACTTCCTACTTTTTCAAAATACATAAAAACTGTGAAAGGAGTTGGTTATAAATTAGAAGAAAAGAAATAA
- a CDS encoding cell wall metabolism sensor histidine kinase WalK yields the protein MDNHRNREEIKEAITLGEGFSIRKSKTLGLNYAYYALRFKNINNEFYILRTSGDYSKQLYQLKLFSGILIIFFLILNFSVHFFYKNYIKRDFYNKINKMKTFLIHGEKLNSKTLKDEAWLLEFWNVLKEWQHINLENIASLDIERKILNNVITSVDSFIGLIDENGDFIIKNDSLDYLILKGKDKYLEAVKYIEIVNIIKESLSTKKNISKEVYILPIKEYFIVSVKNIKNENRFLITIKNITKTKKTIEFQKKFINNVGHELKTPLTNIKGYLIALEDAPENMKGEFLETVNHNVNKLENIISDFLNISKIENYPSLNLRVFSVEDLEKSLRKSLHMIILNKNAKVSFNVQNGLINIVSDFEKLNTILKNLVENSILYNNSKIPHSEIFLKESYTHYVLEIKDNGIGIPRNKLNKIFDRFYRVDKARTTNLGGTGLGLSIVKALVEQLNGEISVISEENKGSTFKIEIKK from the coding sequence ATGGATAATCACAGAAACAGAGAAGAAATAAAAGAAGCTATCACCCTAGGAGAAGGATTTTCCATTAGAAAAAGCAAAACCCTAGGTTTAAACTATGCCTATTACGCCCTTAGATTTAAAAATATTAATAATGAATTCTATATTTTAAGAACCTCAGGGGACTATAGCAAACAGCTGTATCAACTGAAACTATTTTCAGGAATATTAATAATATTTTTCCTTATTTTAAATTTTTCAGTTCATTTTTTCTATAAGAACTATATTAAAAGGGATTTCTACAATAAAATAAATAAAATGAAAACTTTTTTAATACACGGGGAAAAACTAAATTCAAAAACATTAAAGGATGAAGCTTGGCTACTTGAATTTTGGAATGTATTAAAGGAATGGCAGCATATAAATTTGGAAAATATAGCAAGCTTGGACATTGAAAGAAAGATTTTAAATAATGTTATTACATCTGTGGATTCCTTCATTGGATTAATTGATGAAAATGGTGATTTTATTATTAAAAATGACTCTCTAGATTATTTAATATTAAAGGGGAAGGATAAGTATTTAGAAGCTGTTAAGTACATTGAAATTGTTAATATTATAAAGGAAAGTTTAAGCACAAAGAAAAACATTTCAAAGGAAGTATACATTCTTCCTATTAAAGAATACTTTATTGTATCTGTTAAAAATATTAAAAATGAAAATAGATTTTTAATTACTATAAAAAATATAACCAAAACAAAAAAGACAATTGAATTTCAAAAGAAGTTCATTAATAATGTTGGACATGAATTAAAAACCCCTTTAACAAATATAAAGGGATATTTAATAGCCCTAGAGGATGCACCTGAAAACATGAAGGGGGAATTTTTAGAAACTGTTAATCACAATGTTAATAAATTGGAAAACATTATTTCTGATTTCTTAAATATATCTAAAATTGAAAATTATCCCTCTTTAAATTTAAGGGTTTTTTCTGTTGAAGATTTGGAAAAGTCCCTTAGGAAATCATTGCACATGATAATACTAAATAAAAATGCAAAGGTTTCATTTAATGTCCAAAACGGCTTAATTAATATTGTAAGTGACTTTGAGAAACTTAATACTATTTTAAAAAATCTAGTGGAAAACAGCATTCTATACAATAATTCTAAAATTCCACACAGTGAAATATTCCTAAAAGAAAGTTATACTCACTATGTACTTGAAATAAAAGATAATGGTATTGGAATACCTAGAAATAAATTAAATAAAATATTTGATAGATTCTACAGGGTTGATAAGGCTAGAACCACTAATTTAGGTGGAACTGGTCTTGGCCTTTCAATAGTTAAGGCTCTTGTTGAACAATTAAATGGTGAAATTTCTGTAATATCTGAGGAAAATAAAGGATCCACATTTAAAATAGAAATAAAAAAATAA
- a CDS encoding Crp/Fnr family transcriptional regulator — MNKEYSVIFNLDKQNNMRNFFLNVLVPYGKITSYEKQNILSIDVVDSLYIVVSGEVQISLCEENGDEQLIYTLCPGEILGEFEIFSQIPESYNLYFITDVKICKINKNEIDKILLDHPNYYPYFIHSMSRKYHLALFQMSFNKFYVNEERILEFLIRIAVIREPNKEENVEVLGYTHENIGNALNISRIGVTKILTKLQEKNLIVTKRKLIKILSVPKLINYRKSVKKS; from the coding sequence ATGAATAAAGAATATTCTGTAATATTTAATTTAGATAAACAAAATAACATGAGAAATTTTTTCTTAAATGTTCTAGTTCCATATGGAAAAATAACTTCCTATGAAAAACAAAATATTTTATCCATTGATGTTGTAGACTCACTGTACATAGTTGTATCTGGAGAGGTTCAAATTTCTCTATGTGAAGAAAATGGTGATGAGCAACTTATTTACACCCTATGCCCTGGGGAAATTTTAGGTGAGTTTGAGATTTTTTCTCAAATACCTGAAAGTTATAATCTATATTTTATCACTGATGTTAAAATATGTAAAATTAATAAAAATGAAATAGATAAAATTCTTCTAGATCATCCTAATTATTATCCATACTTTATACACAGTATGTCTAGAAAATATCATCTAGCTCTTTTTCAAATGAGCTTTAATAAATTTTATGTTAATGAAGAAAGAATATTGGAGTTTTTAATTAGAATAGCTGTTATTAGAGAGCCTAATAAAGAAGAGAATGTGGAAGTGTTGGGATACACCCATGAAAATATTGGAAATGCATTGAATATTTCAAGAATAGGAGTTACTAAAATCTTAACAAAGCTACAGGAAAAAAATCTAATTGTAACAAAAAGAAAGCTTATAAAAATTTTATCTGTTCCTAAATTAATAAACTATAGAAAGAGTGTAAAAAAATCTTAA
- the pcp gene encoding pyroglutamyl-peptidase I, translating into MKLLITGFDPFGNEKINPAWEAVKLLPSKIEGVEVIKLQIPTVFKESINKVLEGIKEYKPDVVLCVGQAGGRYDITVERVAINLDDARIKDNKGNQPIDEPVYPGGKNAYFASLPIKAMVEEIKKNNIPASISNTAGTFVCNHVMYGLLYNIEKSSLVKKGGFIHVPFILEQVLDKKDTPSMDLNTVVRGLEAAIKGLYENDQDKKVTGGKEF; encoded by the coding sequence ATGAAATTACTTATTACAGGATTTGATCCATTTGGAAATGAAAAAATAAACCCAGCTTGGGAGGCAGTAAAACTTTTACCATCAAAAATAGAAGGTGTGGAAGTTATAAAACTTCAAATTCCTACAGTTTTTAAAGAATCTATAAATAAGGTTTTAGAAGGAATAAAGGAATATAAACCAGATGTTGTTCTATGTGTTGGACAAGCAGGGGGAAGATACGATATAACAGTTGAAAGAGTTGCAATTAATTTAGACGATGCTAGAATAAAGGATAACAAAGGAAATCAACCAATAGATGAACCTGTATATCCTGGTGGAAAAAATGCATATTTTGCAAGTCTTCCAATAAAGGCAATGGTTGAAGAAATTAAAAAAAATAATATACCAGCTTCAATTTCAAATACAGCAGGGACATTTGTATGTAATCATGTAATGTATGGGTTACTATACAATATAGAAAAATCTTCCCTAGTAAAAAAAGGTGGATTCATTCATGTTCCATTTATTTTAGAACAAGTATTAGATAAAAAAGATACACCATCTATGGATTTAAACACTGTGGTTAGAGGGTTAGAAGCTGCAATTAAAGGACTATATGAAAATGATCAAGATAAGAAAGTAACAGGTGGGAAAGAATTTTAG